A region of Mesorhizobium sp. AR02 DNA encodes the following proteins:
- a CDS encoding diacylglycerol/lipid kinase family protein: MKVGVVLNPIAGGGRLKRHWPEVSASLKKHFGDFELRETQAEGDAERLAIDLAASGFELVIAAGGDGTASEVADGLLQASEESGKTTELGLLPCGTGIDFARGLGLPKAVDATLKRIAEAKGRKVDAGRICYIDDHGALASRHFINIASLGLSGATDRAVNADKRKGKMSAKALFLWRTVVEFIRYRFQDVRITVDDGAPVEARMALVAVANGKFFGGGMMIAPDAELTDGQFDIVILRAAGKLKLIWDIRLLYGGRHRNHPAITILRGKKVVVEPLGDVERNGALVDIDGESPGRIPATFEILPGALTLRY; encoded by the coding sequence TTGAAAGTCGGGGTGGTTCTCAATCCGATAGCCGGTGGCGGCCGGCTGAAACGGCATTGGCCTGAGGTCAGCGCCTCGCTGAAAAAGCACTTCGGCGATTTCGAGCTGCGCGAGACGCAAGCCGAGGGCGATGCCGAACGGCTGGCAATCGACCTTGCGGCCAGCGGTTTCGAACTGGTGATCGCCGCCGGCGGCGACGGCACGGCGAGCGAGGTGGCCGACGGGCTGCTGCAGGCGTCCGAGGAGAGCGGCAAGACGACCGAGCTTGGCCTGCTTCCTTGCGGCACCGGCATCGATTTCGCGCGCGGGCTCGGCCTGCCGAAGGCGGTGGACGCGACCTTGAAGCGGATCGCCGAGGCGAAGGGGCGCAAGGTCGATGCCGGCCGCATCTGCTACATCGACGACCATGGCGCGCTGGCCAGCCGCCACTTCATCAACATCGCCAGCCTTGGCCTATCGGGCGCCACCGACCGCGCCGTCAATGCCGACAAGCGCAAGGGCAAGATGTCGGCCAAGGCGCTGTTCCTGTGGCGCACCGTGGTCGAGTTCATCCGCTACCGCTTTCAGGACGTCCGGATCACCGTCGATGACGGCGCCCCGGTCGAGGCGCGCATGGCGCTGGTGGCGGTCGCCAACGGCAAATTCTTCGGCGGCGGCATGATGATCGCGCCGGATGCCGAGCTCACCGACGGCCAGTTCGACATCGTCATCCTGCGTGCCGCGGGCAAGCTGAAGCTGATCTGGGACATCCGCCTGCTCTATGGCGGCCGGCACCGCAACCATCCGGCGATCACCATCCTGCGCGGCAAGAAAGTGGTTGTCGAACCGCTGGGTGATGTGGAAAGAAACGGCGCGCTGGTCGACATAGACGGCGAGTCGCCCGGGCGCATACCGGCGACCTTCGAGATCCTGCCCGGCGCGCTGACGCTCAGATATTGA
- a CDS encoding NAD(P)-dependent oxidoreductase, giving the protein MSESYAFIGLGHLGGNLAASLVRNGFAVTVFDRDPTAVARLVTLGATAANSPAEAAARAGNAISCLPSPKVSEAVLAGPGGLLEGLAHGGTWIEMSTNGRDEILRLANLASASGVETLECPVTGGVHLAAAGKITALVGGDAALYERHRTAIEAMCARSFLMGPIGSAAVIKVITNMLAFIHLVAAGEALMLAKQGGLDLAQSYHAIVASSGNSFVHETESQLVLNGSYDIGFTMDLALKDLGFALGMGKDFGVPLDLATRVNAIFQQGKEAYGGGAWSTQIVKLLEDAVGTDLRASGFPAKLEP; this is encoded by the coding sequence GTGAGCGAAAGCTACGCCTTCATCGGCCTCGGCCATCTCGGCGGCAACCTTGCCGCCAGCCTGGTCCGCAACGGCTTTGCCGTCACGGTCTTCGACCGCGACCCTACCGCCGTCGCGCGCCTCGTGACGCTCGGCGCCACCGCTGCGAACAGCCCCGCCGAGGCCGCTGCTCGCGCCGGCAATGCCATCTCTTGCCTGCCCTCGCCCAAGGTCAGTGAAGCGGTGCTGGCTGGCCCTGGCGGATTGCTCGAAGGCCTGGCCCACGGCGGCACCTGGATCGAGATGTCGACCAACGGCCGCGACGAGATTCTTCGCCTGGCGAACCTCGCCTCGGCCAGCGGCGTCGAGACATTGGAATGCCCGGTCACCGGCGGCGTGCATCTGGCGGCGGCGGGAAAAATCACCGCGCTGGTCGGCGGCGATGCCGCCCTCTACGAACGCCATCGCACGGCGATCGAAGCGATGTGCGCACGCTCCTTCCTGATGGGCCCGATCGGCTCGGCGGCGGTGATCAAGGTGATCACCAACATGCTGGCCTTCATCCATCTCGTCGCCGCCGGCGAGGCATTGATGCTGGCCAAGCAGGGCGGGCTCGACCTCGCCCAATCCTACCACGCCATCGTTGCCTCTTCCGGCAACAGCTTCGTGCACGAGACCGAAAGCCAGCTCGTCCTCAACGGCTCCTACGATATCGGCTTCACCATGGACCTGGCGCTGAAGGACCTCGGCTTCGCGCTGGGCATGGGCAAGGATTTCGGCGTGCCACTCGACCTCGCCACGCGCGTCAACGCGATCTTTCAGCAAGGCAAAGAAGCCTATGGCGGCGGCGCCTGGTCGACCCAGATCGTCAAATTGCTCGAGGATGCCGTCGGCACCGATCTGCGCGCATCCGGTTTTCCGGCCAAGCTAGAGCCTTGA
- a CDS encoding mandelate racemase/muconate lactonizing enzyme family protein — protein MKITDVKTWVVGNPPPGIGGKYFIFVKLTTDGGVVGYGEAYNATFSAHITAKLVEDMAERYLIGHDPHDIENFFRRAYSSGFTQRPDVTGMGCFSALEMACWDIIGKEANKPVYKLLGGQVHETLRSYTYLYPHTGSVHSEDAPDGRNVYNDPEMAAACALEYVEQGFNAVKLDPAGPYTAFDGHQPRLLDIDVATRMVRAIREAVGTRADILFGTHGQFTASGALRMARAIEPYDPLWFEEPVPPDMPEVMAQVARGTSIPIATGERLTTKFEFARVIENRAATILQPDLGRSGGILETKKIAAMAEAYHIQIAPHCYCGPIVGAANIQLAVTLPNFLILESLKQWDGFHATLLKKKIEWQDGNVIPSKEPGLGVELNEAVCDAHPYTGKDLHLQMMQTPLMP, from the coding sequence ATGAAGATCACCGACGTCAAGACCTGGGTTGTCGGCAACCCGCCGCCCGGCATCGGCGGCAAGTATTTCATCTTCGTCAAGCTGACCACCGATGGCGGCGTGGTCGGTTATGGCGAAGCCTACAACGCCACCTTCTCCGCCCACATCACGGCCAAGCTGGTCGAGGACATGGCCGAGCGTTATCTCATCGGCCACGATCCGCACGACATCGAGAACTTCTTCCGCCGCGCCTATTCCTCCGGCTTCACCCAGCGGCCTGACGTGACCGGGATGGGCTGCTTCTCGGCGCTTGAAATGGCCTGCTGGGACATTATCGGCAAGGAGGCCAATAAGCCGGTCTACAAATTGCTTGGCGGCCAGGTGCACGAGACGCTGCGCTCCTACACCTACCTCTATCCGCACACCGGCAGTGTCCATTCCGAGGACGCGCCGGACGGCAGGAATGTCTACAATGACCCCGAAATGGCGGCGGCCTGCGCGCTCGAATATGTCGAGCAGGGGTTCAATGCCGTCAAGCTCGACCCGGCCGGTCCCTACACCGCCTTTGACGGCCACCAGCCGCGCCTGCTCGACATCGATGTCGCTACCCGCATGGTCAGGGCGATCCGCGAGGCGGTCGGCACCCGAGCCGACATACTGTTCGGCACGCATGGCCAGTTCACAGCCTCCGGTGCGCTGCGCATGGCGCGCGCCATCGAGCCTTATGATCCCCTGTGGTTCGAGGAGCCGGTGCCGCCCGACATGCCCGAAGTGATGGCGCAGGTGGCGCGGGGCACCTCGATCCCGATCGCCACCGGCGAGCGGCTGACGACCAAGTTCGAATTCGCCCGCGTCATCGAGAACCGCGCGGCGACCATCCTGCAGCCGGATCTCGGCCGCTCCGGCGGCATCCTCGAGACCAAGAAGATCGCCGCGATGGCCGAGGCCTATCACATCCAGATTGCGCCGCACTGCTATTGCGGGCCGATCGTCGGCGCGGCCAACATCCAGCTGGCAGTGACGCTGCCCAACTTCCTCATCCTGGAATCGCTGAAGCAGTGGGATGGTTTCCACGCCACATTGCTGAAGAAGAAGATCGAGTGGCAGGACGGCAATGTCATCCCGTCGAAGGAGCCGGGGCTGGGCGTCGAGCTCAACGAAGCGGTCTGCGATGCGCATCCCTACACCGGCAAGGATTTGCACCTGCAGATGATGCAGACACCGTTGATGCCGTGA
- a CDS encoding GMC family oxidoreductase: MQTYDFIIVGSGSAGSVLADKLSASGRFSVLVLEAGGTDRRFYVQMPLGYGKTFFDPAVNWNYKAEPDPGLGGNADHWPRGKLLGGSSSINAMVWIRGAREDFDDWRAAGNPGWGYDDLLPAFKALEDNQAGADKWRGVGGPLHVTDCSHAVHPLTKRYLAAGQQAGLPLNPDFNGAAQEGVGIYQISTKNGRRMSAARAFLRPAMKRANVRVETNALATRVVFEGKRAVGVEYLQNGETKTARAGREVILSSGSINSPQLLQLSGVGPSALLGELGIAVVQANENVGANLQDHVGINYTFKGKLPTLNQTLRPWWGKLLVGMQYILTRSGPLSLSMNNAGGFFRTDPAATRPNMQLYFQAFSTVIPKSGERPILTPDPWPGFSIGLSNCRPSSRGEIMIRSSNPLEYPKIVANAYSTNADVEEMLAAVKFVRKIASMPAMAEIIAEEVLPGPSIQSDADLITDFRKRSGTVYHPVSTCRMGPDPARSVVDPRLKVHGLEGLRVIDASIFPDNITGNTNAASIMTGWKGAELVLEDQK, translated from the coding sequence ATGCAAACTTATGACTTCATCATCGTCGGCTCCGGCTCGGCCGGCTCGGTGCTCGCCGACAAACTGTCGGCTTCGGGCCGCTTTTCGGTGCTGGTGCTGGAGGCCGGCGGCACCGACCGCCGCTTCTACGTGCAGATGCCGCTCGGCTACGGCAAGACCTTCTTCGATCCGGCCGTCAACTGGAACTACAAGGCCGAGCCGGATCCCGGCCTCGGCGGCAATGCCGACCACTGGCCGCGCGGCAAGCTGCTTGGTGGTTCGAGCTCGATCAACGCCATGGTCTGGATCAGGGGCGCGCGCGAGGATTTCGACGACTGGCGCGCCGCCGGCAATCCCGGCTGGGGCTATGACGATTTGTTGCCCGCCTTCAAGGCGCTCGAGGACAATCAGGCCGGTGCCGACAAATGGCGCGGTGTCGGCGGCCCGCTGCATGTCACCGATTGTTCGCACGCCGTCCATCCGCTGACCAAGCGCTATCTCGCGGCCGGCCAGCAGGCGGGCCTGCCGCTCAATCCGGATTTCAACGGTGCTGCCCAGGAAGGCGTCGGCATTTACCAGATTTCGACCAAAAACGGCCGCCGCATGTCGGCGGCACGCGCCTTCCTGCGCCCGGCGATGAAACGCGCCAACGTCCGCGTCGAGACGAATGCGCTGGCAACCCGGGTGGTGTTCGAAGGCAAACGCGCCGTCGGTGTCGAATATTTGCAGAACGGCGAGACCAAGACGGCGCGCGCAGGGCGCGAGGTCATCCTTTCCAGCGGTTCGATCAACTCGCCGCAATTGCTGCAGCTGTCCGGCGTCGGCCCATCCGCACTCCTCGGCGAGCTCGGCATCGCGGTCGTCCAGGCCAACGAGAATGTCGGCGCCAATCTGCAGGACCATGTCGGCATCAATTACACGTTCAAGGGCAAGCTGCCGACGCTCAACCAGACCCTGCGTCCCTGGTGGGGCAAGCTGCTGGTCGGCATGCAATACATCCTGACCCGTTCGGGCCCGCTCTCGCTGTCGATGAACAATGCCGGTGGCTTCTTCCGCACCGACCCAGCGGCAACGCGCCCCAACATGCAGCTTTATTTCCAGGCCTTCTCGACCGTCATTCCGAAGAGCGGCGAGCGGCCGATCCTGACGCCCGACCCCTGGCCCGGCTTCTCCATCGGCCTGTCCAACTGCCGCCCGTCGAGCCGGGGCGAGATCATGATCCGCTCCAGCAATCCGCTGGAGTATCCGAAAATCGTCGCCAATGCCTATTCCACCAATGCCGATGTCGAGGAGATGCTGGCGGCGGTGAAGTTCGTGCGCAAGATCGCCTCGATGCCTGCCATGGCCGAGATCATCGCCGAAGAGGTCCTGCCCGGCCCATCGATCCAGTCGGACGCCGACCTGATCACGGATTTCAGGAAACGCTCCGGCACCGTCTATCACCCGGTCTCGACCTGCCGCATGGGGCCGGATCCCGCGCGCTCCGTCGTCGATCCGCGCCTCAAGGTGCACGGGCTTGAAGGTTTGCGCGTCATCGACGCCTCGATCTTTCCCGACAACATCACCGGCAACACCAACGCCGCCTCGATCATGACCGGGTGGAAGGGCGCCGAACTGGTTCTGGAGGACCAAAAATGA
- a CDS encoding phosphoribosylaminoimidazolesuccinocarboxamide synthase, protein MRTLSDAFIPELPGHYKGKVRENYDLADGRRIIIATDRLSAFDIILTSIPFKGEILTQTARYWFEETADICPNHVLEYPDPNVVVGTRLDILPVEIVVRGYLAGTTSTSILTRYRRGERDMYGMRLPDGLRDNEKLAEPVITPTSKAADGAHDEPLSKAEILEQGLLTSAQWDTVSSYALKLFARGQARAAERGLILADTKYEFGTDKNGTIILADEIHTPDSSRYWIAASYEQALTSGTRPESFDKDFIRSWVAARCDPYKDPIPTIPDEIVEQASRIYAQAYEAITGKAFVPDVSGKTVLDRIRSNLARYF, encoded by the coding sequence ATGCGGACCCTGTCGGATGCCTTCATTCCCGAACTGCCGGGCCACTACAAGGGCAAGGTCCGCGAAAACTACGACCTGGCCGACGGGCGGCGCATCATCATCGCCACCGACCGTCTCAGTGCCTTCGACATCATCCTGACCTCGATCCCGTTCAAGGGCGAGATCCTGACCCAGACGGCCCGGTACTGGTTCGAGGAAACCGCCGATATCTGCCCGAACCATGTGCTCGAATATCCCGATCCCAATGTCGTCGTCGGCACAAGGCTCGACATCCTGCCGGTCGAGATCGTCGTGCGCGGTTATCTGGCGGGGACCACCAGCACCTCGATCCTGACCCGCTATCGTCGCGGCGAACGCGACATGTATGGCATGCGGCTGCCGGACGGGCTGCGCGACAATGAGAAACTGGCCGAGCCTGTCATCACGCCGACGAGCAAGGCAGCGGATGGCGCCCATGACGAGCCGCTGTCCAAGGCAGAGATCCTCGAACAGGGACTGCTCACGTCGGCACAATGGGACACCGTTTCGAGCTACGCCTTGAAGCTGTTTGCCCGCGGCCAGGCGCGCGCCGCCGAGCGGGGCCTGATCCTCGCCGACACGAAATACGAATTCGGCACCGACAAGAACGGGACGATCATCCTGGCCGACGAAATCCATACGCCGGACAGCAGCCGGTACTGGATCGCGGCGAGCTACGAACAGGCCCTCACAAGCGGCACGCGGCCGGAGAGTTTCGACAAGGATTTCATCCGCTCGTGGGTGGCGGCGCGCTGCGATCCCTACAAGGATCCTATTCCGACGATCCCCGACGAGATCGTCGAACAGGCCTCTCGCATCTATGCGCAGGCTTACGAAGCGATCACGGGCAAGGCATTCGTCCCTGACGTTTCCGGAAAGACCGTTTTGGATCGCATCCGCTCGAACCTCGCGCGCTACTTCTAA
- a CDS encoding acyl-CoA thioesterase — MVQYADGRPIGDLTLRTLAMPSDANAAGDIFGGWVMAQMDLACGIRAAERARGRVVTAAVKEMSFAKPMKIGDTLCIYTHVERVGRTSMTLKVEAWAQRYLSDLMEKVTHADFVMVALDGEGKPKAVPAEG, encoded by the coding sequence ATGGTGCAATACGCGGACGGACGGCCGATCGGAGACCTGACGCTGCGCACGCTGGCCATGCCTTCGGACGCCAATGCCGCCGGCGACATTTTTGGCGGCTGGGTGATGGCGCAGATGGACCTTGCCTGCGGCATCCGCGCCGCCGAGCGCGCCAGGGGCCGCGTGGTGACGGCGGCGGTCAAGGAGATGTCCTTCGCCAAGCCGATGAAGATCGGCGACACGCTGTGCATCTACACCCATGTCGAACGCGTCGGCCGCACCTCGATGACGCTGAAGGTCGAGGCCTGGGCGCAGCGCTATCTCTCCGACCTGATGGAAAAGGTCACCCACGCCGATTTCGTCATGGTGGCGCTGGACGGCGAGGGCAAGCCGAAAGCCGTTCCGGCCGAGGGTTGA
- a CDS encoding winged helix-turn-helix transcriptional regulator, translating to MLLRHPHNTEDCRAISEILQRVGDKWTVLVVGKLGGGPLRFNELRAAVGGISQKMLTTTLRGLERDGFVTRTVFPTIPPRVDYELTELGHELLIPVSALGEWARRNTQRVQAAREKFDGMHG from the coding sequence TTGTTACTGAGGCACCCGCACAACACTGAAGACTGCCGCGCGATTTCGGAAATCCTGCAGCGCGTCGGCGACAAATGGACCGTGCTGGTGGTCGGCAAGCTGGGCGGCGGACCGTTGCGTTTCAATGAGTTGCGCGCCGCTGTCGGCGGCATCTCGCAGAAGATGCTGACCACCACCTTGCGTGGATTGGAACGCGACGGTTTCGTCACCCGCACCGTGTTTCCGACCATCCCGCCGCGTGTCGATTATGAACTGACCGAACTCGGTCACGAACTGTTGATCCCGGTCAGCGCGCTTGGCGAATGGGCGCGCAGGAACACCCAGCGCGTCCAGGCGGCACGCGAAAAATTCGATGGCATGCATGGCTGA
- a CDS encoding NADPH-dependent FMN reductase: MSKPKIAIIVGSTRAARFADVPTQWIAKIAKSHADIEVEVVDLRDFPLPFFDEVASSAWVPSTNEVAQRWQKKVAEYDGFIFTAAEYNHGPTAVLKNAIDYAANEWNKKPAGFVGYGSVGGARAVEQLRLHAVELQMAPVKSAVHIAWGDFLAVRQGEKKLEDLEHLNQAATALVNDVAWWAKALKKARDADVLAEEVKAA, translated from the coding sequence ATGTCAAAGCCGAAAATCGCCATCATCGTCGGTTCGACGCGCGCCGCGCGCTTCGCCGACGTCCCCACCCAATGGATCGCCAAGATAGCCAAGTCGCATGCCGACATCGAGGTCGAGGTCGTCGACCTGCGTGACTTCCCGCTGCCCTTCTTCGACGAAGTCGCGTCCTCCGCCTGGGTGCCGTCGACCAACGAAGTAGCGCAGCGCTGGCAGAAGAAGGTCGCCGAATATGACGGCTTCATCTTCACCGCCGCCGAATACAATCACGGCCCGACGGCCGTGCTGAAGAACGCCATCGACTACGCCGCCAACGAATGGAACAAGAAGCCGGCCGGTTTCGTCGGCTATGGCAGCGTGGGCGGTGCTCGTGCCGTCGAGCAGCTCCGCCTCCATGCCGTCGAGCTGCAAATGGCGCCGGTCAAGTCGGCCGTCCACATCGCCTGGGGCGACTTCCTCGCTGTCCGCCAGGGTGAGAAGAAGCTTGAGGACCTCGAGCACCTGAACCAGGCGGCCACCGCGCTGGTCAACGACGTCGCCTGGTGGGCAAAGGCGCTGAAGAAGGCCCGCGATGCCGACGTGCTTGCCGAGGAAGTCAAGGCAGCCTGA
- a CDS encoding MBL fold metallo-hydrolase, with amino-acid sequence MHRIASGELYQTYTLGDLRITSLRDGYVDMPIRRLRQNGDQPFGDDLPEQVPLFGGQLRLSVNAFAIDDGNEIILIDTGAANAWHPTMGRLPQALDEAGIDAGRVRAVCFTHTHLDHIHGLVLADGRDAFPRLARLFVPREELGLFRAEERLERFHDMAEPFEAGDRLGTHVDVIDAHGHEVGHSCFRVSSGGEHILIWGDTVHVPSLQFDRPEVTWEFDADQDQARESRMRLLALAADDHCFVAGAHLDSPGIGRVVRSGGSFRFEPL; translated from the coding sequence ATGCACCGCATAGCTTCGGGCGAACTTTATCAGACCTACACTCTCGGTGACCTACGCATCACGTCCTTGCGGGATGGGTATGTCGACATGCCGATCAGGCGGCTTCGGCAAAACGGCGACCAGCCATTTGGCGATGACTTGCCGGAACAGGTCCCATTGTTTGGCGGTCAACTCAGGCTCTCCGTCAACGCCTTCGCGATTGACGACGGAAACGAGATCATCTTGATCGATACCGGCGCCGCGAATGCCTGGCACCCGACCATGGGCCGGCTTCCCCAGGCGCTGGACGAAGCCGGCATCGATGCGGGACGAGTCCGCGCCGTCTGCTTCACCCATACCCATCTCGACCACATCCATGGTCTTGTGCTTGCTGATGGCCGAGACGCTTTCCCGCGCCTGGCGCGCCTGTTCGTTCCCAGGGAAGAACTCGGCCTCTTCCGCGCCGAAGAGCGGCTCGAACGATTTCACGACATGGCGGAACCATTCGAAGCCGGAGACCGTCTCGGGACGCATGTGGACGTTATCGACGCTCACGGCCATGAAGTGGGTCACAGCTGCTTTCGCGTTTCGAGCGGCGGCGAACACATTTTGATCTGGGGCGACACCGTTCACGTCCCATCGCTTCAGTTCGATCGCCCTGAGGTGACGTGGGAATTCGACGCGGATCAAGACCAGGCGCGAGAGAGCCGGATGCGGCTGCTGGCGCTTGCGGCGGACGATCACTGTTTCGTTGCCGGCGCGCATCTGGACTCGCCCGGCATTGGCCGTGTCGTCCGGTCCGGCGGCAGCTTTCGATTTGAGCCGCTATAA
- a CDS encoding winged helix-turn-helix transcriptional regulator — protein sequence MAGPVKKMPIKRLPLLPAERALKVIAGRWKAVILYHLFDGPRRLSALKTMMPGITQKVLIQQLREMEEHGLVSREIFAEVPARVEYSATSLGLSLEPILLALCQWGQHHADELDEKYRLADCIIRPRQAQHAQMA from the coding sequence ATGGCCGGTCCGGTCAAAAAAATGCCGATCAAGAGACTGCCGCTACTGCCGGCGGAGCGCGCGCTGAAAGTGATCGCCGGGCGCTGGAAGGCGGTGATCCTCTACCACCTCTTCGATGGTCCCCGGCGGCTGTCGGCGCTCAAGACGATGATGCCTGGCATCACCCAGAAAGTGCTGATCCAGCAGCTGCGCGAAATGGAGGAGCACGGCCTCGTCAGCCGCGAGATCTTCGCCGAAGTCCCCGCCCGCGTCGAATATTCGGCGACCAGCCTCGGCCTCAGCCTCGAGCCGATCCTGCTGGCCCTTTGCCAGTGGGGCCAGCACCACGCGGACGAGCTGGACGAAAAGTATCGCCTCGCCGACTGCATCATCCGGCCACGGCAGGCGCAGCACGCACAGATGGCCTAA
- a CDS encoding quinone oxidoreductase family protein: MKAVQFSRFGGPEVLELVDVPTPEPQAGEVLIRVQAAGINFFEVLMRADRYAVTPQLPMFPGVEVAGVVEAVGQGVDAALLGSRVAAPLFASQRPHGGYAEQVTISADLAVPLPDEVSFEAATALMVQGLTALHLLRQSPPDGRTILVPAAAGGVGSLLVQLARQKGASRVIAAASDRAKLDLALSLGADVAIDYANPDWPTHVRDATDGHGVDIIYDTVGGALTALSLKALAPGGELVFAALGRYGLAASDLEAMIGRNQSLRGFALLPLLPPEVLRMSLSELFQLAASGQLRVAIGGRFPLDQAGEAHRLLDERRSTGKVVLVP, from the coding sequence ATGAAAGCCGTCCAATTCAGCCGCTTCGGGGGCCCCGAGGTACTGGAACTTGTCGATGTGCCGACGCCTGAGCCACAGGCCGGCGAGGTGCTGATCCGGGTGCAGGCTGCCGGCATCAACTTCTTCGAGGTGCTGATGCGCGCGGACCGTTACGCGGTGACGCCGCAACTGCCTATGTTTCCCGGCGTGGAAGTGGCTGGTGTCGTCGAGGCCGTTGGCCAAGGGGTGGATGCGGCGCTGCTGGGAAGCCGTGTCGCGGCGCCGCTGTTTGCCTCGCAGCGTCCTCATGGTGGTTATGCGGAGCAGGTGACGATATCAGCCGATCTCGCCGTGCCGTTGCCGGATGAAGTCTCGTTCGAAGCGGCGACAGCGCTGATGGTGCAGGGGCTGACGGCGCTGCATCTGCTGCGGCAGAGCCCGCCGGACGGTCGAACGATATTGGTGCCGGCCGCTGCCGGTGGCGTTGGATCGCTGCTTGTCCAGCTTGCCAGACAGAAGGGGGCAAGCCGCGTGATCGCTGCCGCCAGCGACAGGGCCAAACTCGATCTTGCATTGTCGCTCGGTGCCGACGTCGCAATTGACTACGCCAATCCGGATTGGCCCACACATGTCCGCGACGCCACGGACGGACACGGGGTCGACATCATTTACGACACGGTTGGCGGCGCGCTGACGGCTCTGTCGCTGAAGGCTTTGGCGCCTGGCGGCGAGCTGGTCTTTGCGGCACTCGGCCGCTACGGGCTCGCGGCTTCCGACCTGGAAGCCATGATCGGCCGCAACCAGTCGCTCAGGGGTTTCGCGCTGCTGCCGCTGCTGCCACCAGAGGTGCTGCGGATGAGCCTGTCGGAGCTGTTCCAACTGGCCGCGAGCGGCCAGCTGCGGGTTGCGATCGGCGGCCGTTTCCCGCTCGACCAGGCCGGCGAAGCGCACCGGCTGCTGGACGAGCGCCGCTCGACCGGCAAGGTCGTGCTGGTGCCTTAG
- a CDS encoding winged helix-turn-helix transcriptional regulator, with translation MVAKTSFETRPCPIARSLDDVGEWWSILLLRDALQGLTRFDQFQKSLEIAPNILTRRLNSLVERGLFEKRVYCERPLRHEYVLTAKARDFRPVLLSLLTWGNRHLAPEGPSLVVVDKADGRWAEPVLVDRQTGREIDSEGFTMATAPKATDRMRQRYRFSSEGSGLPLTDNTVIEHRSDEARRQ, from the coding sequence ATGGTTGCCAAAACAAGCTTCGAAACCCGCCCGTGTCCCATCGCGCGCAGCCTCGACGATGTCGGCGAGTGGTGGAGCATCCTGCTGCTGCGGGACGCGCTCCAGGGGCTGACGCGCTTCGATCAGTTTCAAAAGAGCCTGGAGATCGCGCCCAACATCCTGACGCGCCGGCTGAACAGCCTGGTCGAGCGCGGCCTGTTCGAAAAACGCGTCTACTGCGAGCGGCCGCTTCGCCATGAATATGTGCTGACCGCCAAGGCGCGAGATTTCCGCCCGGTGCTGCTTTCCTTGCTCACCTGGGGCAACAGGCATCTGGCGCCCGAAGGTCCGAGCCTGGTGGTGGTGGACAAGGCTGACGGGCGCTGGGCCGAGCCGGTTCTGGTCGACCGCCAGACCGGTAGGGAAATCGACAGCGAGGGCTTCACCATGGCGACGGCACCCAAGGCCACCGATCGCATGCGGCAGCGCTATCGCTTCAGCAGCGAAGGCTCAGGCTTGCCGCTCACCGACAACACGGTGATTGAACACAGATCGGATGAGGCACGCCGCCAATGA